From Quercus lobata isolate SW786 chromosome 1, ValleyOak3.0 Primary Assembly, whole genome shotgun sequence, one genomic window encodes:
- the LOC115952717 gene encoding protein FAR1-RELATED SEQUENCE 5-like has translation MMPSQRKVAATHAIEIDLAHESGLRLKQSYELLSKQVGGYDNLGFTKQDHRNYLCTKRQRDMKHGEAASLGRYFSRQLKENPSYYFATQLDCEELINNIFWADARMIIDHSHFGDVITFDTTYSTNRDARPLGVFLGLNHHRETVVFGSALLYDETIEYFVWLFKTLEAMSEKKPITIFTDQDAAMSATIKVVMPKTYHALSCIYEYDGEDEFLTAWNEILDKYDVRENKWLIGPFKLKEKWAEVYVKRTFTAEMKTIQLSEIFNADLKDCLRIDLNIVEFFTNFERVDNQKRDKELEAEYNSRHKFPRLRLKGSPMLN, from the exons ATGATGCCATCACAACGGAAAGTGGCTGCAACTCATGCTATTGAAATTGATTTGGCACATGAATCGGGATTAAGATTAAAGCAATCTTATGAGCTTCTTAGTAAGCAAGTTGGTGGATATGATAATCTTGGTTTTACCAAGCAAGATCATAGAAACTATTTATGCACTAAGCGACAGAGAGACATGAAGCATGGGGAAGCTGCTAGCTTGGGAAGATATTTCAGTCGTCAACTTAAGGAAAATCCTTCATATTATTTCGCTACTCAATTGGACTGTGAAGAGTTGATTAATAATATCTTTTGGGCCGATGCAAGAATGATCATTGACCATAGCCACTTCGGTGATGTAATAACGTTTGATACAACGTATAGTACAAATAGAGATGCAAGACCACTTGGAGTATTTTTGGGTCTCAATCACCATAGAGAAACTGTTGTATTTGGAAGTGCACTTTTATATGATGAAACGATTGAATATTTTGTATGGTTATTTAAGACCTTAGAAGCAATGTCTGAAAAGAAGCCAATAACTATTTTCACAGATCAAGATGCAGCAATGTCAGCTACAATAAAAGTAGTCATGCCTAAGACATATCATGCATTGT CATGTATTTATGAGTATGATGGTGAAGATGAGTTTCTTACAGCGTGGAATGAAATACTGGATAAGTATGATGTTCGTGAAAATAAATGGCTAATTGGTCCAtttaaattgaaggaaaaatggGCCGAAGTATATGTTAAGAGAACTTTCACTGCAGAAATGAAGACAATCCAACTTAGTGAGATTTTCAATGCTGACTTGAAAGATTGCTTGCGTATTGATCTCAATATAGTAGAGTTTTTCACTAATTTTGAAAGAGTTGACAATCAAAAACGGGATAAGGAGTTAGAAGCAGAATACAACTCTAGACATAAATTTCCAAGATTGAGGCTCAAAGGCTCTCCTATGCTTAACTAA